A genomic stretch from Edaphobacter aggregans includes:
- the fliP gene encoding flagellar type III secretion system pore protein FliP (The bacterial flagellar biogenesis protein FliP forms a type III secretion system (T3SS)-type pore required for flagellar assembly.) encodes MSLGRGLRWFALVVWMVVPLPVMLGQQTLLASSASPESFWVKRDAGKSNGVGTGKKVAGKAGGKAHLHESAAGPTGNTGLSKKDSIASELESNRSTPWSIVVGLTLLTLLPALLLSMTPLVRLLVVFHFLRQALGTQTAPSNQVLMGLALMMTWFLMQPVLQEVEQKAVAPYRAGAISGEDALDRGVQPVKQYMLRYAREKDLAVFASAGMSERPKTKEDLPIQVVVPAYILSELKAGFQIGAVLFLPFLLVDIVVASVTTSIGMMQLPPVVISTPLKILLFVMVDGWNLLADQLIKSF; translated from the coding sequence ATGTCTCTAGGGCGTGGGCTGCGATGGTTCGCTCTGGTGGTATGGATGGTGGTGCCTCTGCCGGTGATGCTGGGCCAGCAGACGTTATTGGCGTCGTCGGCTTCTCCTGAGTCGTTTTGGGTGAAGCGGGATGCGGGTAAATCGAACGGCGTGGGTACGGGGAAAAAGGTCGCGGGGAAGGCCGGGGGCAAAGCACATTTGCACGAGTCGGCTGCCGGTCCGACTGGGAATACTGGGTTGAGCAAGAAAGACTCGATTGCGAGCGAGCTGGAGTCCAACCGGAGTACGCCGTGGTCGATTGTGGTGGGGTTGACGCTTTTGACGTTGTTGCCTGCGTTGCTGCTGTCGATGACTCCGCTGGTACGACTGTTGGTGGTGTTTCACTTTCTGCGGCAGGCGTTGGGGACGCAGACGGCGCCTTCGAATCAGGTGTTGATGGGACTGGCGTTGATGATGACCTGGTTCCTGATGCAGCCGGTGCTGCAGGAGGTGGAGCAGAAGGCAGTCGCTCCGTATCGAGCGGGGGCGATCTCGGGTGAAGATGCGTTGGATCGCGGTGTTCAGCCGGTGAAGCAGTACATGCTGCGTTATGCGCGGGAGAAGGATCTTGCTGTATTTGCTTCAGCGGGGATGAGTGAGCGGCCAAAGACGAAGGAGGATCTTCCGATCCAGGTTGTCGTGCCGGCTTACATCCTGAGTGAGCTGAAGGCTGGATTTCAGATTGGGGCGGTTTTGTTTCTGCCGTTTCTTCTGGTGGACATTGTGGTTGCCAGCGTGACGACTTCGATCGGGATGATGCAGCTGCCGCCGGTGGTGATCTCGACGCCTTTGAAGATTCTGCTGTTTGTGATGGTGGATGGATGGAATCTGCTGGCGGACCAGTTGATTAAGAGCTTCTAA
- a CDS encoding flagellar biosynthesis protein FlhB, producing MSTKGTEQATPERRKKAKAKGDSVRSRELLSAMAMLGGVAMLGISAHGFVAGWGKVYIESLRSAAVDEVNGDQGWNEAVRRMLAPALLPVGLVMAASFGGALLAGVAQGGGVQVHPNAVGVKFSKLNPVTNLGHLFSLRSTTRLVKSLVPAAVMVVLGWGALKALMLPMPVMSLMRLPATFSTAYGLALDAAWVTLAWSGLDYAMEWRSWNERLKMSKQEIRDEVKEAMGNPQVKMKIRQIQMAMRKRKVKADMSRASVVITNPTHYAVALEFSFETMEAPKVLCKGRDLHAAEIREEARWAGIPMIENPPLARSLYRMVEPGQSIPFELYATVAGILAYLYRQKVEERMRRERQAQLVRQSGGLREMAMAGGMRGFGGGM from the coding sequence ATGAGCACGAAGGGGACGGAACAGGCTACTCCTGAACGAAGGAAGAAGGCGAAGGCGAAGGGCGATAGTGTTCGCAGCCGTGAGTTGCTTTCTGCGATGGCAATGCTGGGTGGTGTGGCGATGTTGGGGATTTCGGCCCATGGATTTGTTGCGGGTTGGGGCAAGGTCTATATCGAGAGCTTGCGATCTGCTGCGGTGGACGAGGTGAACGGGGATCAGGGGTGGAATGAAGCTGTGCGGCGAATGCTTGCTCCTGCGTTGCTACCGGTTGGGCTAGTTATGGCCGCGAGCTTCGGGGGTGCGCTGCTTGCGGGTGTGGCGCAGGGTGGTGGAGTGCAGGTTCATCCGAACGCGGTGGGAGTGAAGTTTTCGAAGTTGAATCCGGTTACGAATTTGGGACACCTGTTTAGTTTGCGATCGACGACACGTCTGGTGAAGTCTCTGGTGCCTGCGGCAGTGATGGTGGTGTTGGGGTGGGGAGCGCTGAAAGCGTTGATGCTGCCTATGCCGGTGATGAGTTTGATGCGGCTACCCGCTACGTTTTCGACGGCGTATGGACTGGCGCTGGATGCGGCTTGGGTGACTCTGGCTTGGTCTGGGCTGGACTATGCGATGGAGTGGAGGAGCTGGAATGAGCGGCTGAAGATGAGCAAGCAGGAGATCCGCGATGAAGTGAAAGAGGCGATGGGAAACCCGCAGGTGAAGATGAAGATCCGCCAGATCCAGATGGCGATGCGGAAGCGCAAGGTCAAGGCGGATATGTCGCGCGCGAGTGTGGTGATTACGAATCCGACGCACTATGCGGTGGCGCTGGAATTCAGCTTCGAAACGATGGAGGCCCCGAAGGTGCTGTGCAAGGGACGTGATCTGCATGCGGCGGAGATTCGAGAAGAGGCTCGGTGGGCTGGGATTCCGATGATAGAGAACCCTCCGTTGGCACGGAGTTTGTACAGGATGGTGGAACCAGGTCAGTCAATTCCATTTGAGCTGTATGCGACGGTTGCGGGGATTCTGGCTTATCTGTACCGGCAGAAAGTGGAGGAACGGATGCGGCGGGAACGGCAGGCACAGTTGGTTCGACAGAGTGGAGGGCTTCGTGAGATGGCAATGGCTGGTGGAATGCGTGGATTTGGAGGTGGAATGTGA
- the flhA gene encoding flagellar biosynthesis protein FlhA: MTKNDGFSTAKLQSLLLPVTAISMVFVMLIPVPSFVLDLLLAASITASVIVFLTAVQVRRAVDFSVFPTLLLLLTLFRLSLNLASSRRILLHGHEGTHAAGAVIEAFGQFVIGGNYVVGFVLFLALIAIQFLVVSHGAVRTAEVTARFTLDALPGKQMAIDADMNAGLIDEQGARKRRQAIAREAEFYGAMDGAAKFNQRDSLATILITVINIVAGLLIGVLQQGADLTTAVKTYTILTVGDGLVTMIPSLLVSIAGGMVLTRASSAGSLDDELGTQLLRGRNTLWIACAVLLGLALIPGLPKLSFVLMAAGVALIARRLPTGKNGAAAVDEAAPGEKAKVVEVAKSENLASLLKMDELTLEIGFQLISMVDEKQGGQMLNRVRALRRHLATELGFIVPAVHITDNLRLKPREYVVSLRGVEIARWQTEQNCLLAVNADPKARALPGVETREPAFGVMARWIQPGLEEQALAAGYSVVDQTTVIGTHLGELIRRHAHELLGRQEVKRLLDSMNESHPKLVEELVPKLMTLGEVQRVLQQLLREQVSIRDLGAILEVLVEAAQQSKDVVHLVESVRQSLGRGLVHPLLDGEGGLRVLMLDQALETELVHTFDPRGAALLLGDGARPGGMPADFLRRLVESVKRLTGGAPTSALPVLLCQSPARYHVRRWLEPFLPKVTVLAPAEIPPEIRVRSLGTVG, from the coding sequence ATGACGAAGAATGATGGGTTTTCTACTGCGAAATTGCAGAGTTTGTTGCTGCCGGTAACTGCGATCAGCATGGTGTTCGTGATGCTGATTCCGGTGCCGAGCTTTGTGCTGGATCTTTTGCTGGCTGCTTCGATTACGGCTTCGGTGATTGTGTTTCTAACGGCTGTGCAGGTGCGACGGGCGGTAGATTTCTCTGTGTTTCCTACGCTGCTCTTATTGCTGACGTTGTTCCGGCTGTCGCTGAACCTGGCTTCGAGCCGAAGAATTCTGCTGCATGGACATGAGGGGACGCATGCCGCGGGTGCGGTGATTGAGGCGTTTGGGCAGTTTGTGATCGGGGGAAACTACGTTGTTGGGTTTGTATTGTTTCTGGCGCTGATCGCGATTCAGTTTTTGGTGGTGAGTCATGGCGCGGTGCGGACGGCGGAGGTGACAGCGCGGTTCACGCTGGATGCTCTTCCTGGTAAGCAGATGGCGATCGATGCGGATATGAACGCCGGGTTGATCGATGAGCAGGGTGCACGGAAGCGTCGGCAGGCGATTGCGCGAGAGGCCGAGTTCTATGGCGCGATGGATGGTGCGGCGAAGTTCAATCAGAGGGATTCGCTGGCGACGATTCTGATTACGGTGATCAATATTGTGGCGGGATTGTTGATTGGAGTGCTGCAGCAAGGCGCTGATCTGACTACGGCGGTGAAGACTTACACGATTCTTACGGTTGGCGATGGCTTGGTGACGATGATTCCGAGCCTGCTGGTGTCGATTGCTGGTGGCATGGTGCTGACGCGGGCTTCTTCGGCGGGATCGCTTGATGATGAGCTGGGAACGCAGTTGCTGCGCGGGCGGAACACGCTTTGGATTGCGTGTGCTGTATTGCTTGGACTGGCTTTGATTCCGGGATTGCCGAAGTTGTCGTTTGTGTTGATGGCGGCTGGGGTTGCGCTGATCGCGCGGAGACTGCCGACCGGGAAGAATGGGGCGGCAGCGGTAGATGAAGCTGCTCCTGGAGAGAAGGCGAAGGTGGTTGAGGTGGCGAAGAGCGAGAACCTGGCTTCGCTGCTGAAGATGGATGAGCTGACGCTGGAGATTGGATTTCAGCTGATCTCGATGGTCGATGAGAAGCAGGGCGGGCAGATGCTGAATCGGGTTCGTGCGCTGCGACGGCATCTGGCTACGGAGCTTGGGTTCATTGTTCCGGCGGTACATATTACGGACAATCTGCGGTTGAAGCCGAGAGAGTATGTGGTGAGTCTGCGGGGAGTGGAGATTGCGCGATGGCAGACGGAGCAGAACTGTTTGCTTGCGGTAAATGCTGATCCTAAGGCTCGCGCTCTGCCGGGTGTGGAGACGCGGGAGCCGGCGTTCGGCGTGATGGCCAGGTGGATTCAGCCGGGGCTCGAGGAGCAGGCGCTTGCGGCGGGGTACTCGGTTGTAGACCAGACGACGGTGATTGGAACTCATCTTGGCGAGCTGATTCGCAGACATGCGCATGAGTTGTTGGGGCGGCAGGAGGTGAAGCGACTTCTGGACAGCATGAATGAGAGTCATCCGAAGCTGGTGGAAGAGTTGGTGCCGAAGCTGATGACGCTAGGTGAAGTGCAGCGGGTGTTACAGCAGCTCCTGCGGGAACAGGTTTCAATTCGCGACCTAGGGGCGATTCTTGAAGTGCTGGTTGAAGCGGCGCAACAGTCGAAGGATGTGGTGCATCTGGTGGAGAGCGTGCGTCAGTCGCTGGGACGTGGGTTGGTTCATCCGCTGCTAGATGGTGAAGGTGGGCTGCGCGTTCTGATGTTGGACCAGGCACTGGAGACGGAGTTGGTGCATACGTTCGATCCGCGCGGCGCTGCCTTGTTGCTTGGAGATGGAGCGCGACCAGGAGGAATGCCTGCGGATTTTCTGAGGCGGCTTGTGGAATCTGTGAAACGCCTAACCGGAGGGGCCCCGACATCGGCACTTCCCGTGCTTCTGTGTCAGAGTCCGGCGCGCTATCACGTACGGCGTTGGCTGGAGCCGTTTCTACCGAAAGTGACCGTGTTGGCACCGGCAGAGATTCCGCCGGAGATCCGGGTACGGAGTTTAGGGACGGTTGGTTGA
- a CDS encoding sigma-70 family RNA polymerase sigma factor, whose amino-acid sequence MANTSGGSFTPFTGDESLDSGAVESEVATDRDLLLMEHLPTVRYLARRIHERLPQHVDLDDLISAGVVGLIDAFSKFDHSKKVQFKSYAQFRIRGAILDSLRTLDWSPRELRRKGRAVEEAIRSVTQRVGRAPSELEIAGEMKLSLTEYQQLLGDLKGLEIGSLHMERSEESGDEELAYVPGSPEEDPLFRCLKGEMKQRLADAIDELPEKERMVLTLYYYEELTMKEIGLTLGVVESRVSQIHSSAVLRLRTALADLRKGGEISKKVTGKKKVIAR is encoded by the coding sequence ATGGCAAACACGTCAGGCGGATCGTTTACACCGTTTACTGGCGACGAGTCGCTTGATAGCGGCGCAGTTGAAAGCGAAGTTGCGACGGATCGGGATCTGTTGCTGATGGAGCATCTGCCGACGGTGCGGTATCTGGCGCGGAGGATCCATGAGAGGTTGCCGCAGCATGTTGACTTGGACGATTTGATCTCGGCTGGTGTGGTGGGACTGATTGATGCGTTCTCGAAGTTCGATCACAGCAAGAAGGTGCAGTTCAAGAGCTATGCGCAGTTCAGGATTCGCGGGGCGATTCTCGATTCTCTGCGGACGCTGGACTGGAGTCCCCGGGAGCTGCGTCGGAAGGGCAGGGCCGTTGAGGAGGCTATACGGTCGGTGACGCAGCGGGTTGGGCGGGCACCATCGGAGCTGGAGATCGCCGGTGAGATGAAGCTGAGTTTGACGGAGTATCAGCAGCTGCTTGGGGACCTGAAGGGGTTGGAGATTGGCAGTCTGCATATGGAGCGGTCTGAGGAGTCGGGCGATGAGGAACTGGCTTATGTGCCGGGATCGCCTGAGGAAGATCCGTTGTTTCGCTGTTTGAAGGGCGAGATGAAGCAGCGGCTGGCGGACGCGATCGATGAGCTTCCGGAGAAGGAGCGCATGGTGCTGACGCTCTACTACTACGAAGAGCTGACGATGAAGGAGATCGGATTGACGCTGGGCGTCGTGGAGTCTCGGGTCTCGCAGATTCATTCTTCGGCAGTGTTGCGATTGCGGACGGCGCTGGCTGATTTGCGTAAGGGTGGAGAGATCTCGAAGAAGGTGACGGGGAAGAAGAAGGTTATTGCTCGTTGA
- a CDS encoding flagellar biosynthetic protein FliQ yields MGPDQTVEMMRKVLMEAMMLSAPLLVTACLVSLLVSLAQTLTSVQEQTLTAVPRLVVVFGVTMTILPWVVHRLVSFTLHMLTGFHKYLG; encoded by the coding sequence ATGGGGCCGGACCAGACGGTGGAGATGATGCGGAAGGTGCTGATGGAGGCGATGATGCTATCTGCTCCGCTGCTGGTTACAGCTTGCCTTGTAAGTCTTCTGGTGAGTCTGGCGCAGACGTTGACGAGTGTGCAGGAGCAGACGCTGACGGCGGTGCCTCGGCTGGTGGTTGTGTTCGGCGTCACGATGACGATCCTTCCGTGGGTGGTGCATCGGCTGGTGAGCTTCACGCTGCATATGTTGACCGGGTTTCACAAGTACCTGGGGTAG
- a CDS encoding flagellar biosynthetic protein FliR — MNREASTLINDWPQYLTAAVLVLVRLSGLMVFAPLFSSAAIAPRIKAGFVIAMTVLLAPAVAAVPNARVSLDMKAVLGELGVGLVFGLSLTLLNEALTFAGALLGMQFSFSLVNLMDPNSKIETPVLGQMLGWLGILVLIGAGLDRSLLAAVVRSFCTVPVGQAVVQAKTGMALAMMAGGIFLAGLQLAAPVIAAAMAVEVTIALVARLSPQLPAMVLSVPLKTLVSYAVLIGSLAVWPGWIERHFTALLDVAGRLIANA, encoded by the coding sequence ATGAATCGAGAGGCTAGCACATTGATCAACGATTGGCCGCAGTACCTGACGGCGGCGGTGCTTGTGCTGGTGCGATTGAGTGGGCTGATGGTGTTTGCGCCGTTGTTTTCTTCAGCGGCAATTGCTCCTCGGATCAAGGCTGGGTTTGTGATCGCGATGACGGTCTTGCTTGCGCCTGCTGTTGCGGCGGTTCCGAATGCGCGGGTGTCGCTGGATATGAAGGCAGTGTTGGGTGAATTGGGTGTGGGATTGGTGTTTGGGTTGTCGCTGACGTTGCTGAATGAAGCGCTGACATTTGCTGGGGCGTTGTTGGGAATGCAGTTCAGTTTTTCGCTGGTGAATCTTATGGATCCGAACTCAAAGATCGAGACGCCCGTGTTAGGACAGATGCTGGGGTGGCTGGGGATTCTTGTACTGATCGGTGCGGGGTTGGATAGAAGTTTGCTGGCTGCTGTGGTGAGGAGCTTCTGCACTGTGCCGGTGGGACAGGCGGTGGTGCAGGCGAAGACGGGGATGGCACTGGCGATGATGGCGGGCGGGATTTTTTTGGCAGGGCTGCAGTTGGCTGCTCCGGTGATTGCAGCGGCGATGGCGGTGGAGGTGACGATTGCGTTGGTGGCTCGGCTGTCTCCGCAGTTGCCGGCGATGGTGCTGAGTGTGCCGCTGAAGACGCTGGTGTCATATGCGGTGCTTATCGGGAGTTTGGCGGTTTGGCCGGGATGGATTGAGCGGCACTTTACTGCGTTGCTGGATGTGGCGGGAAGGTTGATCGCGAACGCATGA